CGCACCGCTCGTCCGCCTCCAGGAGGGCCAGAACGTCCGTCTCGCAGTGACCAACAATCTCGACGAGGATAGCTCGATTCACTGGCACGGGCTCATTCTGCCGTTCCAAATGGACGGCGTGCCCGGCATCAGCTTCCCTGGCATCAAGGCGCGTTCGACCTTCGTATACGAATTCCCGATCTTGCAGTCGGGCACCTACTGGTATCACAGCCATTCGGGCGAACAGGAGCAGGCAGGGCTCTACGGACCCATCGTGATTGATCCGGCCGGTGCCGACCCGATCGCGTTCGACCGCGAGCATGTGATCGTCCTCTCCGACCATAGCGAAATGACGGGCGAGGAAATTTTCCGCAAGCTCAAGCAGATGGGCGGCGCCTATTTCAACTATCAGCGCCCGACGCTGAGCGGGCTGCTCGCCGGCCGCGAGATGCGCCTCAAGGATCGGATGGAATGGGGCAAGATGCGCATGGACCCGGCCGATATTGCGGATGTTACGGGGTCGACCTACACCTTCCTCGTCAATGGCTTTGGCCCTTACGACAACTGGACGGGCCTCTTCCGACCGGGCGAGCGGGTTCGGCTGCGCATCGTCAATGCTGCGGCGCAAACCAACTTCAACGTGCGCATCCCTGACTTGCCGATGACGGTGGTGCAGGCCGACGGCCAGAACGTCCGGCCGGTAACCGTGGACGAATTCCAGATCGGCGTCGCGGAAACCTTCGACGTGATCGTGACGCCCGAGGACCGCGCCTACAGCTTCGTTTCCGAGGCGATCGACCGATCCGGCATGGGGCGCGCGACACTGGCCCCGCGCGAGGGCATGATCGCCCCGGTCCCGCCGCTCCGCCCGCGCACGTTGCTGACCATGACCGACATGGGCATGGACATGAGCGGCATGAGCGGGATGGAGGGGATGTCCGGTATGGCGGACGAGAACCCGGTCGCAAAGCGCGGGCCGGATCCCACGTTGATGCAGAATGCCTCGCGCAACCTGTGGAAGCTCACCGGGTGGAAAGAGCCCACCGATCACGGAACGAAGGCGGTAGGCGCTGCGATGGCCGGCATGGCTGGGATGGGGGGCGACCAGATGAGCGGCGCTATGCCAGGGATGGACCATAGCCAAATGGCGGCGGGCGCTGCCGGGATGGCGGGCATGGACCATGGTCAGATGAGCAGCGGCGGCATGGCCGGGATGGATCATGGGTCAGG
This portion of the Sphingobium yanoikuyae genome encodes:
- a CDS encoding copper resistance system multicopper oxidase; protein product: MSRNLNRRDVMRGTAMLGGTLAMSAYLPAWAQPVSRGIARPLPTVSGTNIALTIDRMKLVMDGITTPAIGVNGTVPAPLVRLQEGQNVRLAVTNNLDEDSSIHWHGLILPFQMDGVPGISFPGIKARSTFVYEFPILQSGTYWYHSHSGEQEQAGLYGPIVIDPAGADPIAFDREHVIVLSDHSEMTGEEIFRKLKQMGGAYFNYQRPTLSGLLAGREMRLKDRMEWGKMRMDPADIADVTGSTYTFLVNGFGPYDNWTGLFRPGERVRLRIVNAAAQTNFNVRIPDLPMTVVQADGQNVRPVTVDEFQIGVAETFDVIVTPEDRAYSFVSEAIDRSGMGRATLAPREGMIAPVPPLRPRTLLTMTDMGMDMSGMSGMEGMSGMADENPVAKRGPDPTLMQNASRNLWKLTGWKEPTDHGTKAVGAAMAGMAGMGGDQMSGAMPGMDHSQMAAGAAGMAGMDHGQMSSGGMAGMDHGSGGSMDMNMRNPKNAPGVKMGPGVQTISPMPKDRTGEPPQGLEDADHRVLTYRDLVALDRNPDVRAPSRQLEIHLTGNMERYMWGFDGQKMSDPADPIPFRKDERARVTLVNDTMMPHPIHLHGHFFELVTGHGDFAPRKHTVNVAPGGKMTFDVTADAPGDWAFHCHNLYHMTAGMMRVVTVRPMGEENRDAA